The Candidatus Omnitrophota bacterium region ATCAATCCTTTAATTCCTGCCGCCATTTCTCAATATTTTTAATATCATCTTTAGTAAACACTGGATAATCACGATAATCTCGTTTAGGCTTTACCCATCCTTTCTCGATCCAATT contains the following coding sequences:
- a CDS encoding MerR family transcriptional regulator — encoded protein: MNKRYNITHAAKELGITRQTLYNWIEKGWVKPKRDYRDYPVFTKDDIKNIEKWRQELKD